The following DNA comes from Occultella kanbiaonis.
TGCGGACGTGCACCAGATCGCCGCCCAGGACACCGGGCGGGACCGGCTCTCCGACGTCGGCACCTCCGCCCTGAACGGGCTCTCGGTCCGGTCCCTGCAGTCGCTCATCTCCTACTCGAAGGCGATGGCGTTCTTCCGGGGCCGCCCCGAGGTGGGCATCGAGGACGTCCGCGCGGTGCTGCCGTTCGTGCTGCACGACAAGATCAGCCCCGACCTGCGGGCCGGAGTGTTCGACGGAGACGAGGGCGCCCCGCTGCGCACCGACCGGATCTCCTGGCTGCGCGGGATCTTCGACGACGCGTGCGCCCAGTACGACACGCTCGACCGGGACGGCAGCGATGCGGTCGGTGAGATCCTGGACGAGCTGCATGCCGGGCTCGACGGCGTGGATGCCCCGAGCGTGCGGGTGCGGCTGGCCCGGATCGAGCGGGTGCTCGACTCCTGGTCGATGGCTCGCAAGCTCTACGGGCACCTGTACGACGACGCACTCGCGCTGAAGTACGCACACCAGCGCTACACGAACTACCTGACCTGGCTGTCCTCGAACCCGTGAGCGCGACCGAGGTGGCAGCGCAGCCGGGTGGCGCCTGGCGCGCCTGGGCGGTGGGCCGACGCTCCCATGTCGGTGACGTCCTGGCCCGCGCCCAGGCGGCCGGAGCCACCCGGGCGGACCTGCACCGGGCGCTCCAGGGCCTCGGGGTGATGCTCGACGGCGTCGCGACGGCCGGTCTGCCGGCTCGGCGTTTCGACGCCCTCGCCGAGGAGTCGCTGGCCCGCGCCGCCGCGCGCGTGAGCGCGCACCGGTGGCATCCGCACGACCCGACGACCGCGGTGCTGCTCGACTGGGTCCCCCGGCTCGCACCGGCACTCGGCCCGGATCCCGCGGCCGCGCTGACGGACCTGATCACGGCCGTCAGCCGGCTGCGCGGCACCGTCGACGCGGCCCGCTGGCGCGACCTCGTCGGCGCCGCCATGTCGGGTGCGACGGACCCGACCCACCTGCGCGGCGCCGTCACCGTCGCGGCCTGGCGGTGCGGCGCGGTCCAGTGGCGAAGCGCGGCCCTCGGCGCGGCCGTCGACCTGCCCCCGTCCGTGCTCGGTGGTGCGGCGCGGCTGCGCCCTGGCGGGGCGGCCGGCTCGCCGTGGGAAGCCCCCGTGGCCGCCGCCGACACCGACCCCCGGGGCGTGTTGGCCCGGAACGCGCAGGACCCCTGGTGGTGGCCCGGCCTGACGGGGCCGTGGCGGGTCGGCGGCTTCCGCGGGTTCGGAGGGCCGTGGGTCCGGATCCCGGAACTGCTCGGCGGGGACGGGCTGCGCTGGTGGGTGCGTACCCCGTCCGCGCCCGGCGACGGCCCTGCCGGCGCCGAGAACATCGAGCCCGTACAGCCGGAGGGCGACCTCCCGACCTACCGGTACTGGGAGGTCCGCGCCGATGTCCACGGCTCCCGGGCCGTGCCGCGGCCGGCCCCCGCCGGAGGTGACCGGCCCGCCTGGGCCGCGCCCTCGCCGTCGGGCAGCTCCGGCCCATCCAGCACTGTGACCGTGCGAGCCCACGAGCACTCCTACTACCTGCACGTGGAGCGGCGATGAGGGCCGCGGCGCGACAGCAGCTCGCCGCCCGGTGGGACGCGGCGTGGCCGGACGCCCTCGCCGCGTGGGGCGCTCACCTGCGCCTGCGCGGCCCGGAACTGATCGGCGTGACCGACCGGCCGCAGGGCGTGCGGTCCTTCGCCTGGTTCAACCTGCGCGACGTCCGGGTCTCGATCGCCATCGACCTCATCAAACAGATGGGGCTGAGCGACCTACCCACCGAGATCCTCGCCCACGAGGTGGGCCACCACGTGCTCTCGCCGGGCGACCTCGGCACCGCCGCCCGAGTGCTGGTCCGGATGCGGCTGGGCCTCGTGGACCGCGACGACCTCGCCCCCGTGATGGCGAACCTGTGGTCGGACCTGCTCATCAACGACCGTCTGCAGCGCCGGGCCGGTCTGCGCATGGACGAGGTCTGGCGCCGCATCGGCCCGCCGCGTCGCGACGACACCATCATGCGGCTCGTGATGCGGACCGACGAGCTGCTCTGGTCGCAGCCGACCGGATCGCTCGCCGGCCCCGACGTTCCGGACCGCCCCGTCGAGCGGGAGGCGCAGCTGCTCGCCCGAGCGGTCCGCGCCTACGCCGACGACCCGGTCGGCGGCGCGGCGGGCTTCGGAGCACTGGTCCGTCAGCTCGTTCCCGATCCCGAGGAGATGCCGATGCGCACCCTCTGGCGCGTCGTGTGTCATCAGCAGGAGGACGGCGGCGGCATCCCGTCCGGCCTCGCGAGCGACCCGTCGCTCGCGGCGCCGGCCGTGCATCCCAGCCTCGACCCTCGAGTGGTGCCGAACGTGCCGGGGTCCGACGAGCCGGAGGCGTCCGATCAGGCGGACCAGGGCTCCGGTCACGTCACGAACCCACAGCCCCACGGGCTCGAGCCGGCCGCGTACGCGGCGGTACTGCGTCAGCTCGGCCTCGAGTCGGACCCGGTCCGGGCCGCGATCGCCTGGTACACCGAGAACGCCGCACCGCATCTGGTGCCGTTCCCGAGCACCCTCTCCCCCGCCCACCCCGATCCGCTGTTGGCCGGCCTCACCGACTGGGATGTCGGCGAGGACCTCGGCCAGATCGACTGGCCCGGGTCGCTGGTCCGCAGCCCGGTGCCGATCCCGGGGGTGACGTTGCAGCGCCGGGACTACCTCAGCGACGCCGGCACCGAACCGGACCGGTTGCCCGTCGACCTCGACCTGTACCTCGACTCCTCCGGCTCCATCCCCGATCCGCGGCGGCAGCGCTCCCCGCTCGCCCTGGCCGGCGCGATCATGGCCCTCTCGGCGCTGCGCGCCGGGGCCAGGGTGCAGGCGACCACGTGGGCCGGCCCCAACGAGGTCGCCGGCACCGACGGATTCACCGAGAACGCCGACGAGGTGCTGGCCGCCGTCGTGGCCTACTTCGGCGGGAGCACCTCGTTCCCGCTCGAGCACCTGGTCGCCACGCACCTCGGCACCGGTACGCAGGACCGGCCACGCGAGAGCAGTGGGACGGGCCGTCGGTGCCACATCGCCGTCGTCTCCGACTCGGGGATCAACTCCATGTTCATGCGGAACCGGGAGACGACGAGCGAGGCGGCGGACTGCCTCGTGGCCGCCCGCGGTGGCGGCTCCCTGATCCTGAACCTCGGGCAGTCCTCGCGCAAGCAGTATGCCGAGATGGCCGGCGCCTACGACGTCTACACCGTTTCCACCTGGGACGACCTGATCCCGTTCGCCCGGGACTTCGCCGCCCGGGTCTGGGATCTCGAGATTGCGGAGAACAGACGATGAGAGCCGCCTCACGCCCGGCGTCGAACGGGCCGGCCGGGCGCACCGGGACCGCGCCCGGGCCGGCCCTGGCCGACCTCATGCGCGACCTCGCCGCGACGCCGCCGGACGTGTGGGATCCGGGGGTGGACGCCCTGGCGCTGTGGTCGGACACCCTCGCCGACGTCGCCCGCGAACGTCCGGACGGCCGGGACGCCCACGGCCCGGCCGAGCCGCTCGCACCGCTCGCGCAGGGGCCGACCCGCGCCGCCATCGGGATCCTCGCGGCGCTCCTGCACGGTCCCGCCCTGCGTCCGTGGACCGGCTGGTGGGCCTCGGAGCGGCTGACCGAGGCGGCGCAACGGATGGTCGGCACCCTCGCGGCGTACGTGCCGCCGACGCAGTGGGTGGCCGACTCGCGGTCCCGGGAAGAGGCGGCCCGCTTGTTCCTCGAGCTGCTCGGGCTGCGCCCGGCCGGGGAGAGCGAGGCGGTCGCGACGGACCGGCTGACCGCGCTGAGCAGTCCCGCGCTCGCCGCGGCGCTGGCCGAGTTGGCCCAGGAGCAGCGCCGAGCGGCCGAGCTCGCCGCGCAACTGGCGGACAAACGGGCCCGTGAGGCCGCCGCGAGGACCACCTATGTCTGAGGATCCCATGGACACCGCACCTGCTCGAGGACTGCCGCCGCACCACGACGGCGACCCGGTCCTGGGCGAGTACGAGCCGTTCGCGGACACCGCACTCACCGACGCCGAACGCTGGCCGACCCTGACCGGGACCGGCGCGGCGCGGCTGGCCGCGCTGAGGGCGCACCCGCACGCCCCCGCGTGGGTGCACGAGTGCGGCGACCGCCTCGGCGTCGACGACCTCGCCGCGTTGGCGCACCTGCACTCCGAGATCAGCGGGATCGAGCCACCTCGCGCAGGCTCCGCGGCGCCGTCGTGGGTCACCGGCCTGCTCGAGCGGGCCGCCATCACCGTGCCCCGGTACCGGCGGACCTGGCGCGGCGCACCACCGGCGTTCGCGGACGTGCCCACCATCGCCCGGGCCGACCTGGCCGCGGACCTCGCCTCGTTCGTGCCCGTGGACCGTTCCCTCGCTAACGCGTTCACGGGGACGAGCACAGGCAGTACCGGTGCCGCGCTGGTCCTGCCCCAGCACGCCCGCGCGGTGGGCTCGGACCTGATCCAGCTGCGCCGGCTCGTCGCGCTCGCCGACGCCAGCTGGGTCCCGGATCCCGGCCGCCTCGCGGTGCTCAGCGTCGTCTCCCAGGAGACCGCCTTCACGTATGCGAGCCTGCTCTCGGCATTCGAGCAGGCGGGCATGGCCCGCATCAACCTGCACCCCAGCGCCTGGCGCCGGCCCGGCGACCGGGAGGCGTTCCTCGCCGCCATCGACCCGCAGGTGATCACGTCCACGCCGTCGGCGCTCGTGGATCTCGCCGAGATCGAGGTCGCGCTGCACCCGGTCGCCGTCATCAGCGGCGCCAACGCGCTCTCCCCCGCGGCCCGGGACCTGCTCCGTGCCCGCTGGAGCGCACCCGTCATCGACCTGTACGGGCTGATGGAGACCGGGCCGGTCGCCGCCTCGGTCGACGGCGGACCGCACGTCCTGCTCCCACGTGAGCACCACGTCGAGGTGCTCGACGCGCACGGACGAGGCGTCGCCGCCGGGCAGCGCGGCGAGATCGTGGTGACCTCAGCGGAGAACCCGTACCTGCCGCTGCTGCGGTACCGCACCGGTGATCACGCGACCCTCACCGAGGACGGCGCCCTGGCCGACCTCGAGGGCCGGACCCCGGTGCGGTTCGCGGCCTCCGACGGCACCTGGGTGGACGCCGTCGGCCTGACCCAGGTGCTCCAGGCCCACGGCACGCTCGCGTGGCACCTGCACCAGGGCGCCGATGGCACGCTCGGTCTGCGGGCCGTCGGCGGCGACGAGGAGCCGGCCCTGCGCAGCATCGAGCGCCTGCTCGGGCGCCGCCCACGCAGCGTGCGCCTGGCCCGGCCCGCCGACCTCGGCCCGGGAAAACCTCGCCGCTTCAGCTCCGACCTTCCCGGCGCCACGCCGTAGTGCGTCGATCAGGCGTACCTTCGCCCACGTGAGCACTCCACCCACGCAGCCCCCCGCGCCGGCCGTACCCGACCATCCGGCAGCGCCTCCCGTCATCGTCGTCGTCACGATCGCCGAGCGGCGCGCCGCCCTCGAGTCCGAGTTCACCAGCCGGTACGCGCGGGACTACGACGTGCGCACCGTGGTCGAGGGCCCGGCGGCCAAGGCCATGCTCGTCCAGCTCGTCACCGGTGGCCGGGACGTCGCCCTGGTGGGCGTCGACCACGGCGTCAGCGGCGACGCGCTGATGCTGATGGACGCGCTCCGGCTCAAGACCCCACGCAGCCGCCGGATCATCCTTGCCGCGCCGGAGGCGTTCTTCACAGGGCTGGCCGGGCTGCGCGCCGCCCTGGCGCAGGGGCGCATCGACAGCTACCTGATGATCCCGCAGGGCCCGCGCGACGAGGAGTTCCACAGCGCCATCTCGGACTTCCTCTCGGACTGGGCCTGGTCCTCCCGGGCACCCGAGGTCACCCAGGTCTCCATCGTGGATGACGGTCGGTCCGGCGAGGTCCCGGGCATCCGCGACTTCCTCGACCGGATGGGTCTGGCGTACGCCCGGTTCTCCCCGGACAGCGAGGTCGGCCGCCGCCTGCGCGCGGCGGTGGGTCCGGACGCGGCGCTGCCGATCGTCGAGAGCCTCGGCCGCCCACCACTGGCCGGGGCGACCCAGCGGTCGGTGGCCAGCGCGTTCTACGGCACCCCGGACGACCTCGGGCCCGATCACATCGCCGACCTCCTCATCGTCGGTGCCGGTCCGGCCGGCCTCGCGGCCGCCGTCTACGGGGCCTCCGAGGCGCTGAACACCGTGGTCCTGGAGGCCGACGCCGTCGGCGGACAGGCCGGCACGAGCTCGATGATCCGCAACTACCTGGGCTTTCCCCGCGGCATCTCCGGCATGCGTCTCGCACTGCGCGCCCGGGTCCAGGCCACCCGGTTCGGCGCCCGGATCTTCACCGGACGCAACGCGATCGGCCTGCGCCCGGCCGCGGCACCGGGTCAGCCGCACGTCGTGGAGCACGAGGACGGCGAACTGCGGGCGAGGGCGGTCCTGATCGCATGCGGGGTCAGCTACCGCCGCCTCGGCGTACCCGACATCGAGTCCCTCATCGGCCGCGGCGTCTACTACGGCGCCGCCTCGAGCGTGGCCCGGGACATGGCGGGCAAGGACGTCTTCGTCGTGGGCGGGGGAAACTCCGCGGGGCAGGCGGCGCTGCACCTGGCCAGGTTCGCCCGCAGCGTCACCATCGTGGTGCGCCGGGACGGCCTGGCCGCGACGATGTCCGCCTACCTGATCAACGAGATCGGGACCCACCGCCGGATCTCGGTGCGGACCGGCTCACGGGTGGTCGACGGCGGTGGTTCCGGGTATCTGGAGTGGCTCGCCCTGGCGGGCGCCGGCAGCGAGCCCGAGCGGGTGCCCGCGGACGGGTTGTTCCTCCTGCTCGGCGCGGATCCCGGGTGCGGCTGGCTGCCGCCGGAGGTGGTCCGGGACGCCAGGGGTTTCGTCCTGACCGGTCGTGACGTGCCCACCGACCGCTGGAGCGACGGACTCCCACCCGCCCCGCTGGAGACCACGGTGCCGGGAGTCTTCGCGGCCGGGGACGTGCGCGACGGGTCGATGAAGCGGGTCGCGGCCGCCAGCGGTGAGGGCGCGTCCGCCGTCGCCCAGGTGCACACCCACCTCGCGCTCTGAACCGGGTGTGAGGGGGGCCACACTCCGGGATGCGGCGTAGACGTGCACGGAAAGGCCGCTTTCCCGTAACATCGCTTCTAGCGCAGGTCCCCACGCGGGTCGGCCCGACCGTCGATTATGACGTCGGCTCTCCTGTCCGTCGCCGCATCCGGGACGCCACGCCTCTCGAGAGTTCGGGCCAATGGTCCGGGCCTCGACCTTTCCAGGAGGATCATGCCGTCGAACGGCCGTCGCCGTACCTCGGGTCGCAACGGGACCCGTTCTGCCCGCCAGAACGACCCAGCGCCCCTGCTTCCCATCCTCGCCCGCCGGGTGCGCGAGGTGGAGGCGAAGTCCGCCAACGGCAAGGTGGGGCCGACGAACCGCACCAAGTTCCAGGTGATCGCGCTCCTGGTCCGCTCCGAGCGGGCCCGCATCAAGGCGGACGAGTCGCTCTCGGGCGGCACCCGCACCGAGCTGATGAAGCGCCTCGACGGCGTCGCCACCATCCTCGCGCGCACCGCCGCCCAGGACACCTCCCTGCTGTCGCTGCTCGAGCCGAACGGGACGCCGTCGGCCGCCACCCAGCGGATGCGCCTGGACTGGCTGCTCGAGTCCGGTGCCGAGCTCAGCGAGGAGGAACGCCAGATCAAGGCTCCGGAGCAGCGCCGCGAAGAGGTCGTGCCCGAGCAGCTCGCCGCCAAGCAGGTCGTGCCCGTCGCCGTGCGCGCGAGGGTCCGCGCGAACCCGTTCCTCGAGCCGGACCTGTCCCGGCCCGCCGACCCCGAGCCGGTCGGCTACCTGTCCGGCTGGGATCTGATCGACCCGCTGTACCGGGCCTTCGAGCAGGGCGCCGGCGGTGGCGCCGCCAGCATGGACCTGCCGCCGGTCCCGAAGATCGACCGGTTCTCCCCGCCCGGGCTCGAACTGATGCCGCACCAGATCCAGCTGCTGGAGAGCGTGCGCCGCGGCCACCGCACCTTCCTGCTGGCCGACGAGCCGGGGCTCGGCAAGACCGCCCAGGCAGTGATCGCGGCCTCCGTCGCGGACGCCTACCCGATGCTGGCCGTGGTCCCGAACGTCGTGAAGATCAATTGGTCCCGCGAAGTGGAGCGGTGGACCCCGCAGCGCCGGGTCACCGTGATCCACGGTGACGGCCGGGACATGGACGCGTTCGCCGACGTGTTCGTGGTGAACTACGCGATCCTGGACCGGCACCTGTCCTGGCTGTCCAACCTCGGGTTCCGCTCGATGGTCGTGGACGAGGCCCACTTCATCAAGAACCTCACCTCCCAGCGTTCCCAGCACGTGCTGTCCCTCGCCAAGCGGATCCGCGACCGCGAGCCCACCCACAACCCACTGCTGATGGCGCTCACCGGTACCCCGTTGATCAACGACGTCGAGGATTTCAACGCGATCTGGCAGTTCCTCGGCTGGACCGACGGCCAGCAGCCGTCCCCGCGGCTGACCCGCCGGCTCGAGGCCACCGGGCTGACCCCCGCGGATCGCGGCTTCTACCCCCAGGCCCGCGCCGCCGTCATCGACATGGGCATCGTGCGCCGCACCAAGGCCGCCGTCGCGAAGGACCTTCCCGCGAAGCGGGTGGCGGATCTTCCGGTGGAACTGGACGGCGAGATCGGCCGCTCGATCCGCGCGGCCGAGCACGAGCTCGGTCAGCGCCTCGTGAACCGGTATCTGCGCATGCTCGAGGCCCGCGAGGGTGGCATCCCGAACAACCACGAGCCGGACCTGGAGCTCATGCGGCGGGTGGCGCAGGCCGAGCTGGACTCGACCTCGCCGACCGCCGACGGCGACAACGTGTTCACGATGGTGCGCAAGATCGGGCAGGCCAAGGCCACCCTCGCCGCGGACTACGCCGCGCAGCTGGTGCACTCGGTCGGCAAGGTCGTCTTCTTCGCCAAGCACATCGACGTCATGAACACCGCCGAGCGGATGCTCGCCGACGCGGGCCTGCGCACGGTGTCGATCCGTGGCGATCAGACCACCACTCAGCGACAGGCCGCCATCGACGCCTTCCAGAAGGACCCCGACGTGTCCGTCGCGGTGTGCTCACTGCTCGCTGCCGGCGTCGGCCTCAACCTGCACGCCTCCTCCAACGTGGTCCTCGCCGAGCTCTCCTGGACCGCGGCCGAGCAGGACCAGGCGATCGACCGGGTGCACCGGATCGGTCAGGAGGAGCCGGTCACCGCCTGGCGGATCCTCGCCGCGCACACGATCGACACCAAGATCGCCGAGCTCATCGACGCCAAGCAGAGCCTGGCCGCCCGTGCCCTGGACGGCAGCGACGAGGAGATCGTCAGCAGCGACTCGGTCCAGCTCGACGCCCTCGTGCACCTGATGGTGCAGGCCCTGGAGGGCTGACCGCCCGCCGGGCAGAGGTCCCCATCGGGCCTCCGACTGCGCGCGAGCGCCGGAGCGTACCCTCGTGATCATGGGCGTCTCGACGATCTCGCCACCCACCCCCGCCACGATCCGTCGGAGCGCGGGTGTCGCGGGTCTGCTCGCCGCGGCGCTGACCCTGACGGTGGGTCACCTGGTGGCCGCGATCATCGACCCGGACGCCTCCCCGTTCATCGCCCTCGGGGGTGCCGTCGTGGACGCCACGCCCGCCTGGCTCAAGGACTTCGCGGCTTCCACGTTCGGGACCGCGGACAAGGCGGTGTTGTTCGGCTGCATGGCCCTGGTGGCCGCGGCGCTCGCCTACGGTATCGGCCTCCTCGCGGTGAGACACCCGACGGCGGCCGCGCTCGCCGTGGTCGTCCTCGCCGGAGTCTGTGGCGTGGCCGCCATGGGCCGGGCCGGTACCGGGATGCTCGCCTGGTTGCCGGCGCTGGTCGGCGCGGGCGCCGGTGTCATCGCGCTGCGCGCGATGGTCGAGACGCTCAACGGTCCCCGCGAGGACCCCGGCGACGACCTCGACGACTCGTCCCGGGACGCCGTCGGGCCCGACCGGCGCTCGTTCATGCGGTCGGCGACCGTGGTCGGCGTCGTCGCGGCGGCGTCCGCGCTCACGGGCGTGATCGTCACGGCGGCCAGGTCCACCGCCTCCAGGGCCCGCGACCTGCTCCAGCTGCCGGCCCCCGCGACGCCCGCGCCGCCGCTGCCGGACGGCGTGCAGTCCGCCACCGAGGGCGTCGAGCCGTTCGTCACCCCGAACGATGACTTCTACCGCATCGACACCGCGCTGATCGTGCCGAACGTGGATCCCGCGACGTGGACGGTCCGGGTGCACGGGCTCGTCGAGAACGAGGTCGAGCTGAACCTGGACGACCTCCTCGCGCGGGACCTCATCGAGACCCATGTGACGCTCACGTGCGTGTCCAACCCGGTGGGCGGCGACCTGGTGGGCAACGCGCTCTGGCTCGGACTACCGATCCGGGAGGTCCTCGCCGAGGCGGTGCCGCTGCCGGAGGCGGACATGGTGCTGTCCCGCAGCATCGACGGCTTCACCGCGTCCACCCCGATCGAGGTGCTCACCGACGACCGCGACGCGATCTTCGCCGTCGGGATGAACGGCGAGCCGCTGCCCACCGAGCACGGGTTCCCGGTCCGGATGGTGGTGCCGGGACTCTACGGCTACGTCTCGGCCACGAAGTGGGTCGTCGAGCTCGAGGTGACCCGGTTCGCGGATGCGAGCGCCTACTGGACCGACCGCGGCTGGTCCGAGCGCGGGCCGATCAAGACCGCTTCCCGCATCTCGGTCCCGCGTCCGAGTGCCCACGTGAGCGCCGGGGACGTGGCCGTCGGCGGGGCCGCCTGGGCCCAGCACAGAGGCATCGCGAAGGTGGAGCTCCAGGTCGACGAGGGTCCGTGGGAGGAGGCGACGCTGGCCGACGAGGCGAGTGTGGACACCTGGCGCCAGTGGTCCTGGACCTGGACCGATGCCCAGCCCGGCCAGCACACGCTGCGCTCCCGGGCCTACGACCCGGACGGCGTGCAGACCTCGACGGTCGAGGGCGTGATCCCCGACGGCGCCACCGGCTGGCACACCATCTACGTGTACGTCGACTGAGCCCAGCCGCCGTCACGCGCGGATCGTGGCGAGATGGCACTCTTGGGCATATGCAACAGACCTGGCCAGGACATCCCTACCCGCTGGGTGCCACCTACGACGGCACGGGCACGAACTTCGCGCTGTACTCCTCCGTCGCGGAGCGGGTCGAACTGTGTCTGATCGACGACGACGGGAACGAGACCCGCTGCGAGGTCACCGAGACGGACGCGTACGTGTGGCACGTCTACCTGCCCACGGTGCAGCCCGGGCAGCGGTACGGCTACCGGGTGCACGGCCCGTACGACCCTGATCGTGGCCACCGCTGCAACCCGTACAAGCTCCTGCTGGACCCCTACGCAAAGGCGATCGACGGCCAGATCGACGGCGACGAGGCCCTGTTCGCGTACCGCTTCGACGATCCCGACTTCCAGACCGTCGTCAACGACGACGACTCGCTTCCGCACACGATGACCTCGGTCGTGACGAACCCGTTCTTCGACTGGGGCCACGACCGGCCGCCGGACCGGGAGTACCACGACAGCGTTATCTACGAGGCGCACGTCAAGGGCATGACGATGCTGCACCCAGACGTGCCGGACGAGATCCGCGGCACGTACGCCGCGCTCGCGCACCCGTCGGTGGTCTCCCACCTGGTGGACCTCGGCGTGACCGCGATCGAGCTCATGCCCGTGCACCAGTTCGTCCAGGACCCCCCGCTCACGGAGAAGGGCCTGAGCAACTACTGGGGTTACAACACGATCGGCTACTTCGCCCCACACAACGGCTACTCCGCGTTCGGCACCCGGGGCGAGCAGGTGCTCGAGTTCAAGAGCCTGGTCAAGGCCATGCACGCCGCGGGCATAGAGGTCATCCTCGACGTGGTCTACAACCACACCGCCGAGGGCAACCACCTGGGCCCGACGCTGTCCTTCCGCGGGATCGACAACGCCTCCTACTACCGGCTCGTCGACGACGACAAGCGGCACTACTTCGACACCACCGGCACCGGCAACTCGCTGCTGATGCGATCCCCGCACGTGCTCCAGATGATCATGGACTCGCTGCGGTACTGGATCACAGACATGCACGTGGACGGGTTCCGGTTCGACCTCGCGGCCACGTTGGCCCGGCAGTTCCACGAGGTCGACCGGCTGTCCTCGTTCTTCGACATCATCCAGCAGGACCCGGTGATCTCCCAGGTCAAGCTGATCGCCGAGCCCTGGGACCTCGGCTCCGGCGGGTACCAGGTGGGTGGCTTCCCACCGCTGTGGACGGAGTGGAACGGCAAGTACCGGGACACCGTGCGCGACTTCTGGCGCGGCGAGCCGGCCACCCTCGGCGAGTTCGCCAGCCGGATCACCGGATCCTCGGACCTGTACGAGCAGACCGGGCGCACCCCGATCGCGTCGATCAACTTCGTCACGGCCCACGACGGTTTCACCCTGCGAGACCTGGTCTCCTACAACGACAAGCACAACGATGCCAACGGCGAGGACGGCCAGGACGGCGAGAGCCACAACCGGTCCTGGAACTGCGGCGTCGAGGGCCCGACGGACGACGCGGAGGTGAACGCGCTGCGGGCACGTCAGCAGCGCAACTTCCTGACCACCCTGCTGCTGTCCCAAGGGGTGCCGATGATCGCCCACGGAGATGAGATGGGCCGCACCCAGGACGGCAACAACAACACCTACGCCCAGGACAACGAACTGGCCTGGGTGCACTGGGACCTCGACGAGGAACAGAACGCGCTGCTCGCGTTCACGCGCCGCCTGATCTCCTTCCGTGCGGACCACCCGGTGATCCGCCGTCGCCGGTTCTTCAACGGCTCGACGTCCCCGGCGAACGGCCTGCCGGAACTGCCCGATCTGGCCTGGTTCGAGCCGAACGGCACCGTG
Coding sequences within:
- a CDS encoding AMP-binding protein yields the protein MDTAPARGLPPHHDGDPVLGEYEPFADTALTDAERWPTLTGTGAARLAALRAHPHAPAWVHECGDRLGVDDLAALAHLHSEISGIEPPRAGSAAPSWVTGLLERAAITVPRYRRTWRGAPPAFADVPTIARADLAADLASFVPVDRSLANAFTGTSTGSTGAALVLPQHARAVGSDLIQLRRLVALADASWVPDPGRLAVLSVVSQETAFTYASLLSAFEQAGMARINLHPSAWRRPGDREAFLAAIDPQVITSTPSALVDLAEIEVALHPVAVISGANALSPAARDLLRARWSAPVIDLYGLMETGPVAASVDGGPHVLLPREHHVEVLDAHGRGVAAGQRGEIVVTSAENPYLPLLRYRTGDHATLTEDGALADLEGRTPVRFAASDGTWVDAVGLTQVLQAHGTLAWHLHQGADGTLGLRAVGGDEEPALRSIERLLGRRPRSVRLARPADLGPGKPRRFSSDLPGATP
- a CDS encoding FAD-dependent oxidoreductase: MSTPPTQPPAPAVPDHPAAPPVIVVVTIAERRAALESEFTSRYARDYDVRTVVEGPAAKAMLVQLVTGGRDVALVGVDHGVSGDALMLMDALRLKTPRSRRIILAAPEAFFTGLAGLRAALAQGRIDSYLMIPQGPRDEEFHSAISDFLSDWAWSSRAPEVTQVSIVDDGRSGEVPGIRDFLDRMGLAYARFSPDSEVGRRLRAAVGPDAALPIVESLGRPPLAGATQRSVASAFYGTPDDLGPDHIADLLIVGAGPAGLAAAVYGASEALNTVVLEADAVGGQAGTSSMIRNYLGFPRGISGMRLALRARVQATRFGARIFTGRNAIGLRPAAAPGQPHVVEHEDGELRARAVLIACGVSYRRLGVPDIESLIGRGVYYGAASSVARDMAGKDVFVVGGGNSAGQAALHLARFARSVTIVVRRDGLAATMSAYLINEIGTHRRISVRTGSRVVDGGGSGYLEWLALAGAGSEPERVPADGLFLLLGADPGCGWLPPEVVRDARGFVLTGRDVPTDRWSDGLPPAPLETTVPGVFAAGDVRDGSMKRVAAASGEGASAVAQVHTHLAL
- a CDS encoding DEAD/DEAH box helicase; protein product: MPSNGRRRTSGRNGTRSARQNDPAPLLPILARRVREVEAKSANGKVGPTNRTKFQVIALLVRSERARIKADESLSGGTRTELMKRLDGVATILARTAAQDTSLLSLLEPNGTPSAATQRMRLDWLLESGAELSEEERQIKAPEQRREEVVPEQLAAKQVVPVAVRARVRANPFLEPDLSRPADPEPVGYLSGWDLIDPLYRAFEQGAGGGAASMDLPPVPKIDRFSPPGLELMPHQIQLLESVRRGHRTFLLADEPGLGKTAQAVIAASVADAYPMLAVVPNVVKINWSREVERWTPQRRVTVIHGDGRDMDAFADVFVVNYAILDRHLSWLSNLGFRSMVVDEAHFIKNLTSQRSQHVLSLAKRIRDREPTHNPLLMALTGTPLINDVEDFNAIWQFLGWTDGQQPSPRLTRRLEATGLTPADRGFYPQARAAVIDMGIVRRTKAAVAKDLPAKRVADLPVELDGEIGRSIRAAEHELGQRLVNRYLRMLEAREGGIPNNHEPDLELMRRVAQAELDSTSPTADGDNVFTMVRKIGQAKATLAADYAAQLVHSVGKVVFFAKHIDVMNTAERMLADAGLRTVSIRGDQTTTQRQAAIDAFQKDPDVSVAVCSLLAAGVGLNLHASSNVVLAELSWTAAEQDQAIDRVHRIGQEEPVTAWRILAAHTIDTKIAELIDAKQSLAARALDGSDEEIVSSDSVQLDALVHLMVQALEG
- a CDS encoding molybdopterin-dependent oxidoreductase yields the protein MGVSTISPPTPATIRRSAGVAGLLAAALTLTVGHLVAAIIDPDASPFIALGGAVVDATPAWLKDFAASTFGTADKAVLFGCMALVAAALAYGIGLLAVRHPTAAALAVVVLAGVCGVAAMGRAGTGMLAWLPALVGAGAGVIALRAMVETLNGPREDPGDDLDDSSRDAVGPDRRSFMRSATVVGVVAAASALTGVIVTAARSTASRARDLLQLPAPATPAPPLPDGVQSATEGVEPFVTPNDDFYRIDTALIVPNVDPATWTVRVHGLVENEVELNLDDLLARDLIETHVTLTCVSNPVGGDLVGNALWLGLPIREVLAEAVPLPEADMVLSRSIDGFTASTPIEVLTDDRDAIFAVGMNGEPLPTEHGFPVRMVVPGLYGYVSATKWVVELEVTRFADASAYWTDRGWSERGPIKTASRISVPRPSAHVSAGDVAVGGAAWAQHRGIAKVELQVDEGPWEEATLADEASVDTWRQWSWTWTDAQPGQHTLRSRAYDPDGVQTSTVEGVIPDGATGWHTIYVYVD